GCAAAGTCAATCCCACACCGTGCATATTTGAGCACATCTATTTTGCCCGCCCAGACAGTATTGTGTTCGGTCGCCAGGTTTACGGTGTACGCAAGGAGTTTGGCCGTATGCTGGCGCGGGAATATGCCGTGGACGCTGATGTGGTCATCCCGATTCCCGACTCGGGCGTGCCTTCTGCAATTGGGTATGCCGAGGAGTCCGGCATTCCTTTTCAGCTGGGCCTGATTCGCAATCACTACGTGGGGCGAACTTTTATCGAACCTCAGCAGTCGATCCGGCATTTCGGCGTTAAAATCAAGCTCAATCCGGTGCGTGAAGTCATCGAAGGCAAACGGGTGGTGGTCATTGACGACTCTATCGTACGCGGTACCACCGCGCGCAAGATCATCAAGATGATTCGCGCTGCCGGAGCCAAAGAAATTCACATGCGTATCTCCAGCCCCCCGACCAGCTTCCCCTGTTATTACGGTATAGATACGCCGACGCGCAAAGAGTTGATTTCCTCATCCCACACCGTTGAAGAAATCAATCGCTACATCACCTCAGATACCCTGGGTTATCTGTCCCGTGAGGGCATGCGCGCCGCTGTGGGCCAGCCTGGAGGCACCAAGGGCGGGCATTTCTGCGATGCTTGTTTCAGCGGCTTCTACCCGGTGAAATTTCCGCGTTTGAAGGCTGACAGTCAGTTGGGATTGTTTTAGAGAGACTTTTCACCGCCGAGAGCACTGAGAACGCTGAGGAAGATCAGGAGGGGATCCTGGCAGGGCAAGCTTTTCCTGGATTCTCTCTGCGAGCTTTGCGTCCTCAGCGGTGAAAGAATTATTTTCAGGAGGATTCTCATGACGCAGGAAGAGCGCAACGAGTTGGTGCAGATCATTCGCGAGTTGTCTTATGAAGAACGCGAAGTCACCCTGGCTTCGGGCCGCAAGAGCAATTTCTATTTCGACGGCAAGCAGACCACCTTGCATGCGCGGGGCGGGCTCCTGGTAGGCAAAGCCTTCTGGCAGGAAGTCAAGCAGTTCGAGGGGCCGATTCACGGCGTCGGCGGCCTGACTCTCGGTGCCGACCCCATCGCAACCGCAACCTCCATCGCTGCCTTGCTGGATGGCCAAAGCGTGCATGCATTCATTATCCGTAAAGAGCCCAAAGGCCACGGCACCGGCCAGTGGCTCGAAGGACGCAAAAATCTCCCCCCCGGTTCGCGCGTGGTTATCGTTGAAGACGTCACCACCACCGGCGGGTCATCCATGAAAGCAGTGGAACGCGCGCAGGAAGAAGGTCTCGAGGTGGTGGGTATCGTCACCCTGGTCGACCGCGAAGAGGGCGCCCGGGAGAATATCGAAGGGCAGGGCCAGAAGTTGCGCGCCGTGCTGACCCGCACCCAGGTTGTGGGGTAGTTTTTGACAAAGGACAGAGGATCAGGGACCAATGACAAGGGCTGCCCCCAACGGGACAGCCCTTTTATTCTTCCTCCGGAATTTTGAAAACTTCCAAAACCCCCGGCAGTCCCCTGAGCTCGTCCCGGTCGATGGTCTGAGTTTCGCCGATGACGCCGATGATCGTGCGGTTGGCCCCCGTAGACTGGTGAAAATCGAAATCCCGTTCGACCAGATACTGTTTAACGCCGCGCATGTCCGCTTCAGTGGCGGTTTGTTTCATCACGACCAGCATGGTTAAATCCCTTTCGTCTTAATACGTTCGAGTCGGCGCGATTCATCGATGACGCGCTCGAACAGTCGCACGATGGCGCCATCGTCCAGGGGGCCGGGGTTGTCCGCTTTCATTCGCTCAAAAATCTTTTTTTCGCGCTCCGGATCATAGACTGCCAATCCGAGCTTTTTTTTATGGTGGCCGATGTCAAGGGCAAGTTGCGCCCTCTGATTGAAGATTTTCAACAGTTCGTTGTCGAGGGCGTCGATCTGTTTGCGGATATCGCTGATGTCCATGGCCTGCTCCCGATTTTTCAATACATTTTTCTGATCACCGTATCCTTTTTGGAATGGATATCGTCTCGGTCTGGATAGTCGATGGTGAAGTGTAGGCCGCGGCTCTCTTTACGCTCAAGAGCACAGCGAACGATGAGTTCGGCTACCGTGGCGATATTGCGCAATTCGATCAGATCCGACGTGATGTAGAAATCCCAGTAATAATCGGCAATCTCTTCCTGAATCATCTGAATGCGGCGGTGCGCGCGTACCAGACGCTTTGTGGAGCGTACGATGCCGACGTAATTCCACATGGCCAATCGAATTTCGTCCCAGTTGTGGGCAACCACAACCTCTTCATCGCTGTTGCGAGCGCTGCCGCTGTCCCATGGAGGTACAACGGGAAAAGGCTGGATCGGTTCCGCGACACGCTTGCAGCAAACTTGAGCGGCCCGATCGGCGAAAACCACCCCCTCGAGCAGGCTGTTGCTGGCCAGACGATTGGCACCATGCAGGCCGGTACAGGCCACCTCGCCTATGGCGAAGAGGTTGGGAATGCAGGTTTCACCCCACACGTCGGTCTGCACTCCACCACACAGATAATGGGCGGCCGGCACCACGGGAATCGGTTCGCTGGTCATATCGATGCCGAAGGAGAGACAGGTTTCGGAAATATTGGGAAAATGGTTGCGAATGAAATCGCTTTCCTTGTGCGTGATGTCGAGAAACACGCAATCGTCGCCGTGCACCTTCATTTCGTTGTCGATGGCGCGCGCTACGATGTCGCGAGGGGCCAGATCCTTGAGCGGGTGATAGTTCTCCATGAACGCAGTGCCGTCTTTGCGCCGCAGAATCGCCCCTTCGCCGCGCACCGCTTCAGANCGCGAGGGGCCAGATCCTTGAGCGGGTGATAGTTCTCCATGAACGCAGTGCCGTCTTTGCGCCGCAGAATCGCCCCTTCGCCGCGCACCGCTTCAGAAATAAGAAAAGATTTGGCGTGCGGATGATAAAGGGTTGTGGGATGAAACTGCATGAACTCCATGTTGGCCACATGGGCACCAGCGCGATAGGCCATGGCCAGGCCATCGCCGGTGGCCACGTCGGGGTTGCAGGTATAGCGGTAAACCTTGCCGCAACCGCCCGTGGCGAGGACCGTGAAGCGAGCACCGAAAGTTAAAACCTTACCATTGACAATGTCGAGGACATAGGCGCCCAGGCAGCGATTGGGCTTGATGCGCCGGTGCAGGGCTTTG
The Geoalkalibacter ferrihydriticus DSM 17813 DNA segment above includes these coding regions:
- the pyrE gene encoding orotate phosphoribosyltransferase, whose amino-acid sequence is MTQEERNELVQIIRELSYEEREVTLASGRKSNFYFDGKQTTLHARGGLLVGKAFWQEVKQFEGPIHGVGGLTLGADPIATATSIAALLDGQSVHAFIIRKEPKGHGTGQWLEGRKNLPPGSRVVIVEDVTTTGGSSMKAVERAQEEGLEVVGIVTLVDREEGARENIEGQGQKLRAVLTRTQVVG
- a CDS encoding chorismate mutase; the protein is MDISDIRKQIDALDNELLKIFNQRAQLALDIGHHKKKLGLAVYDPEREKKIFERMKADNPGPLDDGAIVRLFERVIDESRRLERIKTKGI